The genomic interval GTGGAAAGTGGTTTTTGTTTGTCTAATATTCGAAACAGCAATTGCAACTCTTGAAAAGAATCAACAGCCGCTAATTGGTTGGTAGCCCATTCAAAATAAGGAACCGAATCAGGTTTCACAAAATCAAGTAACGAACTCAAAAAAATCACTCGATAAGATTTGTCCGAGCTAACATATAGTTTCTTGATAGCATCAAAATAAACGTCCGAAGGGGCTTTTTCGATATAATCCATCAACAGCCTTGACAACGACGGAACATTGCCTATTTCTTGCAAAACCACCGAAACAGTTTTGGGGTCATAAGCCTTTCTGTTGATCAATTCATTAATGATAAAACGACGGTACTTTTCATTTTCCTGACGCAAGGATTGCACCAAGGTTTCGGTTGCTAGTTCTTTGGCGGTTTGTTTTCTTATTACCTCAAAAATCTCACCATTGGCCCAATGCCAAAGCGTGCAACTCGTCCAGGCTGCTCCTTTGACAATCGAATTTTCATCAATGCCAGAAGTTGCTCCTGTGGCGCCATCAAGTTCAATTAATCCTTCGCTTCCGTGAGCAGCAAGATGCCTTTGGTTTTGATAATATTCTTTCAAACCGGAATCTCTATCCGCCAATATTTTGTCTAGCTTTTTATAGTCGGCTTCAGTAAACGAAATTCCATCTGTCTTTTCTAATACAATGCCTTTGGCCATTTCATACCGATTGTAGAATCCTAATTTGTCCCAAAACAAGCGTACTTGCACTATTTTGCATTTATGATCCAAACAAATCACCGATTCGACATCCATATAATACTGAAACGCCAAACCGTTTGCATCTTGCAATTCAATCAATTTGCCTTTTTGTTTTTCGGTAAAACTCAGTCCTTCGTGAATAATCGCAATATCGTGTACGATTTCCTTAGTGATAGGCGTTTGCGCACGCAAAGCCACTCCTAGTAAAACAAAAAGGAATATAAAAAATGATTTACAAGAAGTATAACTGTTAGTTTGAAACATATTTAAAAGGGTATTGCGAATGATTTTTTAAAATTAGAATAGAAATTTGCTGTCTTTGTCTGTACTCATATATAAAATGTCTCTTTCTATTCAATATTCATTTTTATCTATAAAAGAATAAAAACCTGTTGTAGCTGTATCTTTCACCACGCCATTTTCATCTTTGTAAATAAAATAAGACTCTAACTTCTTTCTTTTCGAAACAAATTGAAACGCTTTTTTCAATCCCATTGCCATTAGCGCATTGTCATAACCATCGGCCGTAATAGCATCTGGGGCAAAAACGGTCACACTTATCAAATCATTCTGAATAGGATAACCTGTTTTTGGATTCATTAAGTGAGCGATTTTTTTTCCTTTGTTTTCATAGAATTTCTGATAATTCCCAGAGGTCGTAATCGCACCTTCTGGAATGCTAACTATTTTTTGATAGGATTTTGGCAAATGCTCGTGATTTGTTGGCGATTCAATTCCGATTTTCATTAACTCGCCACTGGGTTGTCGTTTACCTTTTATTCGAATCTCACCACCTATTTCGACCAAATAATTTACTATTTTCTTTTGTTCCAAAAAATCAGCGACCACATCTACAGAATAACCTTGCGCAATACCGTTGACATCAATTCTTATTTTCAGGTTTTTCTTCCAAAGTGAATTGCCTTTTATTTTCAAAAGATTAGTGCCTATGTTTTGCTGCACTTCTTTTATCAATTCCACATTTGGCTCTGTTGGAACAATTCCTTTTTTTCCAAAACCCCAAGCTTCCATTAATGGCAAAACGGTAATATCAAACAATCCATCGGTATCCTGATAAATTTCCTGAGAACGCTGGATTACATTTTTAAAATGCGAATCCATAAGTACGCAATCATTCGAATTATTGAATTGACTGATCAAAGATTGCTGATCATAAATCGACAATGAGGCATCTATTCGATTAAAAATACTATCCAATTGACTTTCATTCACGCTACTTTCCTGCGCATAGTAGGTAACAGAATAGGTCGTGCCTTGCGTAAACCCATTAATCTGGTATTTGTTCCAGACTACTTGCGAGCTTGGAGGAAACAAAAGAGCGATTATGAGGTTTATAAAAATCATGTTTTAAAATTATGGATTCTTTATATAAGACTTTGCATTCTAATAAAAGTTTAAGATGAAGACTAACTGCAAACACAGATTTCACAAATTATAGAAATCGCAGCAATTTTCACAGCAATATAAATCAATGCTCTAAATAATTTTTGGCACACGTCAGTTCGAGTGCTTTTTCATCCAAATGCGATAGCTTTTGGATAAAAAAGTGTATCGAGAACTTTTGCGGAAACAAGACGCCTTCTCGATACATTTTTATTCCGTTTCACTACATAAAAACACTCGAACTGACGGATTCGAGAATAAACGCTGCTCACATTCCAATCCATGTGTACTCTGAAAGTGAAACGCCTTTTTTATGCGCAAAGTAAGATCTATGAATCTATGTGTTTCAAAAAAACATCCTAAGCATAGCAACGAACTTCAAACAGCTTCACCGTTTTCTTTCCATAGGTTTCTTTCAGTTTTAATCGAATAGCCGTTGTTTTAACGCTATCAAATTTGAACTTAATCAATCGCCTTTTATTATTATCTAATGTTCCCAATTTAATCCAAGAACCGTTTACTCTTGCTTCCAAATCGGCTGCTTTCAACATTTCTTCTGGAACTGTATTGGTGTAAATTTTATCATGACGCTGGTCTTTTCGCATCATAATATTTCGTTTCACATTGGTATCGCACTTAATTTCAACTGTGGATAAATCAATTGGATTTTCCCATTCCATTTGCAGCTCGGCATTGAGTCCGTCTGATTCCCAATGATGAATTTTGTTATTGATATCACGAGACCAACCATTATTCAACAATTTGGCATCACCTGAAAGTGTTGAAGAAGCAAATATTAAACTTGCTTTTTTGGCCAAATCTAGTGCGTCATTTGCAGGACGCATCGGAATAAAAGCATCGTCTCGCAACAATTGCTCTTGTAATTCATTTATAAACTTATTCGAAATATCTCGTGGACTTACGTTTTTCTGTACACAAATAGTAGCAGCTGTTCCCACCGCTTGTCCCATCAAAGCGCAAGTTGCCATAATGCGTGAGGACGAAAGTGCAATATGCGTTTGACTCACGTTACGACCTGCAAATAGTAGATTATCAATATTTTTTGAATATAAAGAACGAAACGGAACTTCATAAATTTCTGTAAAATCTTCGTGAAAATAACTTGGCGGCTCCGATGGATTTTCGATTCCACCCGGATTGTGTTCGTCTAATGACCAACCTCCAAAAGCGATGGCATCTTCAAAATGTTTGTGCCCTGTCATATCTGTTTCAGACAAAATATGATCACCTATAAAACGACGAGATTCTCTACGACCCGGCAACGTTCCTACCCAATCCAATGCGTAGTTTATAGACTCCGGATGATTACCAGAATTTTTTATGTAATCCCAAACACCGTGTAAATAGCCCATTAATTTATGGCGATTGATTTCTTGGTCAGCAATAATATCGTGCTCGCTTCCTACTTCTACCCACCAAATGCCTTCATCAAACCCTTTGATGTATCTTTTTTTATGAGCAATTTCGGCTTTGTACCGAATGGCGTAAGAAGGTGGAGAATAAGGCATAGGTTTTCCCATATCTTTGGACGACATCAATATCGAAGCTCCCATTTGCCAACCATCGGCTACTTTTGGCGCATATTTTTCACCAAATTCAGACGATGCTTCACGACCAGTACGGTATTCTGCTCCTGCAGTTGCTGCCAATAAACCATCACCAGAACAATCAATAAAAATTGGAGCTTTAATAGTAATCTCCGTTTCGGTATTGGATTGCCAGCAACGGGCACTTTTTATCTTATTTCCAGACATTTTTGCTTCTACCGCTTGGGTGTTCAGCATTAATTCTAAATTGGGTTCTCGTACCACAAAATCATACATCACATGATCAAAAACAGGAAACGAAGCTTGCGGATTATCAAAGCGGTTGAGCAATAATAATTCTTCTATAATTCCGGTTTCACGTTCTGGCAAGCCACCCTTTAGATGGTTTACACCGTTCAAATGCACTCGGATTTCACTAGAAGCATTACCTCCCAAAACCGAACGGTCTTGCACTAATACTGTTTTGGCTCCATTACGAGCTGCAGCAACTGCGGCACAAATACCAGCAGCACCACCGCCAAGAACAACCACATCAAATTCTTTGGTTATTTTGCGTTGGGGTTTTATTTTTTTTCCACTCCCTACGTCTAGCCAATTGTCTTTTTTTCTATCGCCTAAATCATCTACTTGCAAGGGGCTTTCTGTTGGAGTTGCACTAACTCCTAGCGGAATTAATGCCGCAGCCGCAATAGCACCTTGTGTTCCTTTGGTTAAAAAATCTCTTCTTTTCATAATCGTAGTTTGGTTAATTTATTTTGCTTGGTTTCCTTTCCAACCTTTTTCAAATTGTTTCAAAAGTTGGTTTACTTCTTTAGGATTTGCAGTAGCAATGTTGACTGTTTCTGTTGGATCTTTTTTATGATCGTACAATTCTACATACAAGGGTTTTTCTTTGGGATGTTTCGTGTCTTTCCAAACAATTAGTCTGTACCGTTGGGTTCTCATGGTATATCCCATTAAGTCATTTTCGAATAATTCTCTATTCCATTTTTCCTTTTGCTGGTCTATTATTCTTTGCTCCACTTTCTCGATCAAAGGTTCAAAAAAAGTTTGTCGCATTCCGTCACGCAAAGGATAAGCTCCCCATTCGCGCAAAGCGGGATCCGGAAACTGACTAAAAGCAGCCGCTTTCCATTTTTTATTCGGTTGTTTCAACAAGGGAACAAAACTTTGTCCTTCTACGTGTTTTGGTGTTTCAATTCCGGCCAATTCACATAAAGTAGGATACATATCTACCAATTCAACCAAAGCTTCGGAGGTTTTCCCTCTACTTCCTTTCGGCATATCGGGTGTCCAAATCATAAGTGGTACTCTAGTGGCAATTTCATAATCGGTTGCTTTTCCCCAAATACCCATTTCGCCCAAATGCCAACCGTGGTCACTCCACACAATAATAATGGTGTTGTCACGAACACCTGCATCCTCCAATGCACCAATCATTTTTCCGATTTGCGCATCTACATAACTCACACAGGCTAGGTAAGCATGTTTTAATTTGATAGCTTGTTCCGGACTTATATCCCCTTCTTTCGGAATATCATAACGGGTTCGCAATTCAAAAGAAGCATGCAATCCCATCGCAGCACCATCTTTTGGTCCGTTAACTTGTGTACTCAGATGAATGTTTTTTTCATCATACAAATCCCAGTATTTCTTAGGAGCAGTCCAGTTCAAATGCGGTTTATGAAATCCCAAACCTAAAAAGAAAGGTTTGTCTTTGTTCTTAACTAGCTCTTTTAACTGTCCAATAGCTAGATTGGTATTAAATCCATCTCCATAACCATCATCTGGAACATCCGCAAACTCATAAGCAGGACCACTACCCAAACCTAATTTCGCTTGGGCGCCATACTTTTCAGTCATATCCTTAAGATTTTTTTTCGACAACGCTATGTTTTCAGCCAACTGATAACCACCTGGTCCTCTTTCTTTGCTTGGAGGAATACTCCACGATAGCTGATCGTCTAGATCGCCGTGATGAAATATTTTACCAAAATAAACAGTTTCGTATCCATTGTTCTTAAATTGCTGTGGAAGCGTAATCACATCGGCATTCGCTTCCCTGAATTTGATATAATTATGAAAAACACCACTTGTTTCAGGTCGATAACCTGTTAATAAACTAGCCCGTG from Flavobacterium ovatum carries:
- a CDS encoding FAD-dependent oxidoreductase, with product MKRRDFLTKGTQGAIAAAALIPLGVSATPTESPLQVDDLGDRKKDNWLDVGSGKKIKPQRKITKEFDVVVLGGGAAGICAAVAAARNGAKTVLVQDRSVLGGNASSEIRVHLNGVNHLKGGLPERETGIIEELLLLNRFDNPQASFPVFDHVMYDFVVREPNLELMLNTQAVEAKMSGNKIKSARCWQSNTETEITIKAPIFIDCSGDGLLAATAGAEYRTGREASSEFGEKYAPKVADGWQMGASILMSSKDMGKPMPYSPPSYAIRYKAEIAHKKRYIKGFDEGIWWVEVGSEHDIIADQEINRHKLMGYLHGVWDYIKNSGNHPESINYALDWVGTLPGRRESRRFIGDHILSETDMTGHKHFEDAIAFGGWSLDEHNPGGIENPSEPPSYFHEDFTEIYEVPFRSLYSKNIDNLLFAGRNVSQTHIALSSSRIMATCALMGQAVGTAATICVQKNVSPRDISNKFINELQEQLLRDDAFIPMRPANDALDLAKKASLIFASSTLSGDAKLLNNGWSRDINNKIHHWESDGLNAELQMEWENPIDLSTVEIKCDTNVKRNIMMRKDQRHDKIYTNTVPEEMLKAADLEARVNGSWIKLGTLDNNKRRLIKFKFDSVKTTAIRLKLKETYGKKTVKLFEVRCYA
- a CDS encoding sulfatase; translated protein: MKLAVLLFTFSCCFSITIKAQQKPNILFIGIDDLRPELGCYGSDEAISPNLDHLATQGLLFNKAYCQQAICGPSRASLLTGYRPETSGVFHNYIKFREANADVITLPQQFKNNGYETVYFGKIFHHGDLDDQLSWSIPPSKERGPGGYQLAENIALSKKNLKDMTEKYGAQAKLGLGSGPAYEFADVPDDGYGDGFNTNLAIGQLKELVKNKDKPFFLGLGFHKPHLNWTAPKKYWDLYDEKNIHLSTQVNGPKDGAAMGLHASFELRTRYDIPKEGDISPEQAIKLKHAYLACVSYVDAQIGKMIGALEDAGVRDNTIIIVWSDHGWHLGEMGIWGKATDYEIATRVPLMIWTPDMPKGSRGKTSEALVELVDMYPTLCELAGIETPKHVEGQSFVPLLKQPNKKWKAAAFSQFPDPALREWGAYPLRDGMRQTFFEPLIEKVEQRIIDQQKEKWNRELFENDLMGYTMRTQRYRLIVWKDTKHPKEKPLYVELYDHKKDPTETVNIATANPKEVNQLLKQFEKGWKGNQAK
- a CDS encoding FAD:protein FMN transferase, producing the protein MIFINLIIALLFPPSSQVVWNKYQINGFTQGTTYSVTYYAQESSVNESQLDSIFNRIDASLSIYDQQSLISQFNNSNDCVLMDSHFKNVIQRSQEIYQDTDGLFDITVLPLMEAWGFGKKGIVPTEPNVELIKEVQQNIGTNLLKIKGNSLWKKNLKIRIDVNGIAQGYSVDVVADFLEQKKIVNYLVEIGGEIRIKGKRQPSGELMKIGIESPTNHEHLPKSYQKIVSIPEGAITTSGNYQKFYENKGKKIAHLMNPKTGYPIQNDLISVTVFAPDAITADGYDNALMAMGLKKAFQFVSKRKKLESYFIYKDENGVVKDTATTGFYSFIDKNEY